A genomic window from Candidatus Liberibacter americanus str. Sao Paulo includes:
- the trmB gene encoding tRNA (guanosine(46)-N7)-methyltransferase TrmB, translating into MHNDNSRIPSELLYGRCRGRSLSDYLLYIINNHLPKWKIDLDLSPAFPFNDIFPIPVNEVRLEIGFGRGEHLLRQAINNPNVGFIGAEPFVNSLAKCVKSLEDLKLSNILLYDDNAINLLDWLPSNSIDVIYLLYPDPWIKKKHWKRRFISQKNINRFARVLKRNGMFYFASDINHYVNWTLLYFFNNNSFQWIAEDSSNWTNPFNDWVPTYYEEKAKYSGRNTTYLSFKKIFN; encoded by the coding sequence ATGCATAATGATAATAGCCGTATTCCGTCTGAATTATTATATGGACGTTGTCGTGGTAGATCATTAAGTGATTATCTTCTATATATAATAAATAATCATTTGCCAAAATGGAAAATTGATCTTGATTTATCTCCAGCATTTCCATTTAATGATATTTTTCCAATACCTGTCAATGAGGTTAGATTAGAAATAGGTTTTGGAAGAGGTGAGCACTTGCTCAGACAAGCTATAAATAATCCTAATGTTGGTTTTATTGGAGCAGAGCCATTTGTAAATTCACTGGCAAAGTGTGTTAAAAGCTTAGAAGACTTAAAACTAAGTAATATTCTTCTTTATGATGATAATGCAATTAATTTATTGGATTGGCTTCCTAGTAATTCTATTGATGTAATTTATCTTTTATATCCTGATCCTTGGATTAAGAAAAAACATTGGAAAAGAAGATTTATTTCTCAAAAGAACATTAATCGTTTTGCGCGTGTTTTAAAGCGAAATGGTATGTTTTACTTTGCTTCCGATATTAATCATTATGTTAATTGGACATTATTATATTTTTTTAACAATAATTCGTTTCAGTGGATCGCAGAAGATAGCTCAAATTGGACAAATCCTTTTAATGATTGGGTTCCAACATATTATGAGGAAAAAGCTAAATATTCAGGTCGTAACACGACATATCTATCTTTTAAAAAAATTTTTAACTAA
- the metK gene encoding methionine adenosyltransferase produces the protein MRTDYLFTSESVSEGHPDKICDRISDEIVDFVYREAVISKMDVKNVRVACEVMVTTNRVIVAGEVRLPDSLSKVDPITGKCVVDKDKFKILVRSVIRHIGYEQDGFHWETVDIEILLHSQSIDIARGVDNAIDDNSNQGSGDQGIMFGYACRETSDFMPAPIYYAHRILRFLADARKNSWDDDVSELGPDAKSQITIRYVDKKPFEVESIVLSTQHYNPFWDRDKIQSVVEPYILMALKGIKISSNCRWYINPAGKFIVGGPNGDTGLTGRKIMVDTYGGSAPHGGGAFSGKDVTKVDRTAAYAARYLAKNIVAAGLSDRCTIQLSYAIGISRPLSIFVDLHNSGKINEVIVEKAISELMDLSVSGISEHLNLNRPIYAKTSVYGHFGRIADKDGFFPWESLNLVDSLRNSVGL, from the coding sequence ATGCGTACTGATTATCTTTTTACTAGTGAATCCGTTTCAGAGGGGCATCCTGATAAGATATGTGATCGTATATCTGATGAAATTGTCGATTTTGTTTACCGCGAAGCCGTAATTAGCAAAATGGATGTGAAAAATGTTCGTGTTGCATGTGAGGTTATGGTTACGACAAATAGGGTTATAGTTGCAGGAGAGGTGCGTCTTCCGGATAGCCTTTCAAAAGTAGATCCTATAACTGGTAAGTGTGTTGTAGATAAGGATAAATTTAAAATACTTGTTCGTTCAGTAATACGTCATATTGGTTATGAACAAGACGGATTCCATTGGGAGACAGTTGATATTGAAATATTATTGCACTCCCAATCTATTGATATCGCACGTGGTGTTGATAATGCTATCGATGATAATAGCAATCAAGGTTCTGGTGATCAAGGAATTATGTTTGGATATGCCTGTCGGGAAACATCAGATTTTATGCCTGCTCCAATTTATTATGCACATCGTATCCTTAGATTTCTTGCTGATGCACGTAAAAATAGTTGGGATGATGATGTATCTGAGTTAGGTCCTGATGCTAAGAGTCAAATTACTATCCGTTATGTAGATAAGAAGCCCTTTGAAGTTGAATCAATAGTGCTATCCACACAACATTATAACCCTTTTTGGGATAGAGATAAAATTCAGTCTGTCGTAGAGCCTTATATTCTTATGGCTTTAAAAGGTATTAAAATATCTTCTAATTGCAGATGGTATATAAATCCTGCAGGTAAATTTATTGTTGGAGGACCAAATGGAGATACTGGCTTAACTGGCCGAAAAATCATGGTAGATACGTACGGAGGATCTGCTCCTCATGGAGGAGGGGCTTTCTCTGGAAAAGATGTTACCAAAGTTGATAGAACTGCTGCTTATGCAGCTCGTTATTTAGCAAAAAATATCGTTGCAGCTGGTTTATCTGACCGCTGTACTATACAGCTTTCTTATGCAATTGGAATATCAAGACCGTTGTCTATTTTTGTAGATCTTCATAATTCTGGTAAAATTAATGAAGTTATAGTTGAGAAAGCAATCAGTGAATTAATGGATCTTTCTGTTTCTGGTATAAGTGAACATCTTAATCTTAATCGGCCGATTTATGCAAAAACTTCTGTTTATGGACATTTTGGACGTATTGCGGATAAGGATGGTTTTTTTCCTTGGGAGTCATTGAATTTAGTTGATTCTCTTAGAAATAGTGTTGGTTTGTGA
- the der gene encoding ribosome biogenesis GTPase Der — MVYTIAIVGAPNVGKSTLFNRLVKKRMAIVGNIKGITRDRLYGIATINGLEFNIIDTAGIEEGNKSSIVKKVKDQTELAICEAHIALFVIDFKAGITPYDSLMAKFLRKKDIPIVVVANKMDTRIANSNFYDIFSLGFEDIADISAEHGSGISELYNIIIKCIKKSYPSSNIENLGYYSNTGKIDYESDHNKIVMKKKSEKISKKPIRIAVVGRPNVGKSTLINRFVGHNRLVSAAETGTTRDSIAVQWNWNNHLIEMIDTAGMRKSARIVERIEKLSVEKSLKSIRACETTIVVLDATVPLEKQDLQIVDSVLITGRAAVLAFNKWDMIKNRSELLQDLRKKTINNLPQVGNIRIATISGNTGEGLNDLMSSVLEINKLWKIRITTSRLNIWMKETQMKNMAPTVSGRYNNLKYITQIKSSPPSFAIFCSYPKDIPESYKRYLMNRLRIDFSLSGIPIRMSFRSSKNPYV; from the coding sequence ATGGTCTATACGATTGCCATCGTTGGAGCTCCAAATGTCGGTAAATCTACTCTTTTTAATCGCCTTGTTAAAAAGAGGATGGCTATCGTTGGAAATATTAAAGGTATAACTCGTGATCGTTTATATGGAATCGCGACTATTAACGGATTAGAGTTCAATATTATTGATACAGCTGGAATAGAGGAAGGAAATAAAAGCTCCATCGTAAAAAAAGTTAAAGATCAAACAGAATTAGCTATTTGTGAAGCACATATAGCTCTTTTTGTTATTGATTTTAAGGCTGGTATTACACCTTATGATAGTTTAATGGCTAAATTCCTGCGAAAAAAGGATATACCTATTGTTGTTGTAGCCAATAAAATGGATACAAGAATAGCCAACAGTAACTTTTATGATATATTCTCACTTGGTTTTGAAGATATAGCAGATATTTCTGCTGAACATGGAAGCGGAATATCTGAACTTTACAATATAATTATAAAATGCATAAAAAAAAGCTATCCTAGCAGTAACATAGAAAATCTAGGTTATTATTCTAATACAGGCAAAATAGACTATGAAAGCGATCATAATAAGATCGTCATGAAAAAAAAATCTGAAAAAATCAGTAAAAAGCCTATACGCATCGCTGTAGTTGGAAGACCTAATGTTGGAAAATCAACTCTTATAAATCGTTTTGTTGGCCATAATCGCCTTGTATCAGCAGCTGAAACTGGAACCACTAGAGATTCAATTGCTGTACAATGGAATTGGAATAATCATCTAATCGAAATGATTGACACAGCAGGCATGAGGAAAAGTGCTCGTATTGTGGAAAGAATAGAAAAGCTTTCTGTAGAAAAAAGTTTAAAATCTATACGTGCCTGCGAAACAACGATAGTTGTTTTAGACGCAACCGTACCTTTAGAAAAACAGGATCTGCAAATAGTAGATTCAGTACTTATTACAGGAAGAGCGGCTGTTCTTGCTTTTAATAAGTGGGATATGATAAAAAATAGATCAGAACTTCTACAAGATCTACGCAAAAAAACAATAAATAATTTGCCGCAAGTAGGAAATATTAGAATAGCTACTATTTCAGGGAATACAGGAGAAGGTCTTAATGATCTTATGTCATCTGTATTGGAAATAAATAAGTTATGGAAAATTAGAATCACAACCAGCCGTCTTAACATTTGGATGAAAGAAACTCAAATGAAAAATATGGCTCCAACAGTATCCGGTCGTTATAATAACTTAAAATACATAACACAAATAAAATCATCACCTCCTTCTTTCGCAATATTTTGCAGCTATCCGAAAGATATACCTGAATCTTATAAAAGATATTTGATGAATAGATTGAGAATTGATTTTTCTTTATCAGGAATTCCAATCAGAATGAGCTTTCGATCATCTAAAAACCCTTATGTTTAA